In the genome of Muntiacus reevesi chromosome 5, mMunRee1.1, whole genome shotgun sequence, one region contains:
- the B4GALNT4 gene encoding N-acetyl-beta-glucosaminyl-glycoprotein 4-beta-N-acetylgalactosaminyltransferase 1 isoform X2 gives MASGSLASSTRREMFSVASDDNSEFWLSPNESPAGAQLMAFVGKTGSEWTAPGEFTKFSSQVSKPRRLMASRRYYFELLHKQDDRGSDHVEVGWRAFLPGLKFEVIGSAHISLYTDESALKMDHVDHVPQSPASHVGGRPRQEEPRADMLRPDPRDAFFLTPRVEPAELESVLEPCAYAPTYVVKDFPIARYQGLQFVYLSFVYPNDHTRLTHMETDNKCFYRESPLYLERFGFYKYMKMDREEGGEDREEVQRRAFLFLNPDDFLDDEDDGELLDAGLGPTEAPRRQGSRQLPAPAAPSEAPATPAAPTPRRSRALSWAARQLPLFLGRAPPPRPAARPSKVYVTRVRPGLRAPPGAPLLGARGPPRPPLPGVFLRPRPLPRVPLRAPPRPPRARGHRTSSPPATELRALAPAPATQESQEGRARALGLAAPTANSNSSSEAQPVTSFLSLSQVSRPQLPGEGEEDEEEEGDDDEEGVPGDENASEDSEEAAGLVRGRWREDAIDWQRTFSVGNVDFELLRSDWNDLRCNVSGNLQLPEAEAVDVVAQYMERLNMRHSGRYALLRIVNVEKRRDSARGSRFLLELELQERGGRRLRLSEYVFLRLPGARAGDTEEDRESPEPAAASSARPDGRPELCRPLRLAWRQDVMVHFVVPVKNQARWVIQFLADMAALHARTGDSRFSVVLVDFESEDMDVERALRAARLPRYQYLRRAGNFERSAGLQAGVDAVEDASSIVFLCDLHIHFPPSILDGIRKHCVEGKLAFAPVVMRLSCGSSPGDPHGYWEVNGFGLFGIYKSDFDRIGGMNTEEFRDQWGGEDWELLDRVLQAGLEVERLRVRNFYHHFHSKRGMWGARSRKAARKEAP, from the exons ATGGCCTCCGGCTCTTTGGCTTCATCCACCCGGCGAGAGAtg TTCTCTGTGGCTTCGGATGACAACTCTGAGTTCTGGCTGAGCCCAAACGAGAGCCCAGCGGGAGCCCAGCTGATGGCCTTTGTGGGCAAG ACGGGCTCGGAGTGGACAGCGCCTGGAGAGTTCACCAAGTTCAGCTCCCAGGTGTCCAAGCCCAGACG gctCATGGCCTCTCGGAGGTACTACTTTGAGCTGCTGCACAAGCAGGATGACCGCGGCTCGGACCACGTGGAAGTGGGC TGGCGAGCATTCCTGCCGGGTCTGAAGTTCGAGGTTATCGGCTCTGCTCACATCTCTCTCTACACAG ACGAGTCAGCCCTGAAGATGGACCACGTGGATCACGTGCCCCAGTCTCCTGCCAGTCACGTGGGGGGGCGGCCCCGGCAGGAGGAGCCCAGAGCTGACATGTTGCGGCCGGATCCGCGAGACGCCTTCTTTCTCA CACCTCGGGTGGAGCCCGCGGAGCTGGAGAGTGTGCTGGAGCCCTGCGCCTACGCCCCGACCTATGTTGTCAAGGACTTCCCCATCGCAAGATACCAGGGGCTGCAATTC GTGTACCTGTCCTTCGTTTATCCCAATGACCACACGCGCCTGACTCACATGGAGACTGACAACAAGTGCTTCTACCGGGAGTCGCCGCTGTATCTGGAAAG GTTTGGGTTCTACAAATACATGAAGATGGACCgggaggagggcggggaggacagggaggaggtgcAGCGCCGAGCCTTTCTCTTCCTCAACCCCGACG ACTTCCTGGATGACGAGGACGACGGAGAGCTGCTGGACGCTGGCCTGGGGCCCACCGAGGCCCCCCGAAGGCAGGGCAGCCGCCAGCTCCCGGCCCCCGCAGCCCCCTCGGAGGCCCCAGCCACCCCCGCTGCGCCGACACCCCGGCGCTCCCGGGCGCTGAGCTGGGCGGCCCGCCAGCTCCCCCTCTTCTTGGGCCGTGCCCCGCCCCCGCGGCCCGCAGCCCGGCCCTCCAAGGTGTATGTGACACGCGTGCGGCCAGGACTGCGGGCGCCCCCTGGGGCCCCGCTGCTCGGCGCACGCGGCCCACCCCGGCCGCCCTTACCTGGCGTCTTCCTGCGCCCCCGACCCCTACCCAGGGTGCCGCTGCGGGCGCCCCCACGCCCACCCCGGGCTCGAGGCCACAGGACGAGCAGCCCCCCGGCCACAGAGCTGAGAGCCCTGGCCCCAGCGCCGGCTACCCAGGAGAGCCAGGAGGGCCGGGCGCGCGCGCTGGGACTCGCGGCCCCCACGGCGAACTCCAACTCGTCCTCTGAAGCGCAGCCTGTGACCTCCTTCCTGAGCTTATCCCAGGTGTCCAGGCCACAGCTGCCTGGGGAGGGcgaggaggacgaggaggaggaaggggacgaCGACGAGGAAGGAGTGCCTGGCGACGAGAATGCGTCGGAGGACAGTGAGGAGGCGGCAGGCCTGGTGCGCGGCCGCTGGCGCGAGGACGCCATTGACTGGCAGCGCACGTTCAGCGTCGGCAACGTGGACTTCGAGCTGCTGCGCTCCGACTGGAACGATCTGCGCTGCAACGTGTCTGGGAACCTACAGCTGCCCGAGGCCGAGGCCGTGGACGTGGTAGCTCAGTACATGGAGAGGCTCAACATGCGCCACAGCGG GCGATACGCTCTTCTGCGCATCGTGAACGTGGAAAAGCGCCGGGACTCGGCGCGAGGAAGCCGCTTCCTCCTGGAACTGGAGCTCCAGGAACGCGGCGGGCGCCGCCTGCGCTTGTCTGAGTACGTCTTCCTGCGCCTGCCCGGGGCCCGTGCCGGCGACActgaggaagacagagagagTCCCGAGCCCGCCGCAGCCTCCTCCGCGCGCCCCGACGGCCGCCCGGAGCTGTGCCGGCCACTGCGCCTGGCTTGGCGCCAGGATGTGATGGTGCACTTCGTCGTGCCGG TGAAAAACCAGGCGCGCTGGGTGATACAGTTCCTGGCAGACATGGCCGCACTGCACGCCCGCACGGGTGACTCCCGCTTCAGTGTCGTCCTGGTGGACTTTGAGAGCGAGGACATGGACGTGGAGCGGGCCCTCCGCGCAGCACGACTGCCCAG ATACCAATACCTGAGGCGAGCTGGAAACTTTGAGCGCTCTGCGGGGCTGCAAGCTGGAGTGGACGCGGTGGAG GATGCCAGCAGCATCGTTTTCCTCTGCGACCTGCACATCCACTTCCCCCCCAGCATCCTAGACGGCATCCGCAAGCACTGCGTGGAGGGCAAGCTGGCCTTCGCGCCTGTGGTCATGCGGCTGAGCTGCGGAAGCTCACCAGGGGACCCACACG gtTACTGGGAGGTGAATGGCTTTGGCCTTTTTGGGATCTACAAGTCCGACTTTGACCGCATTGGAGGCATGAACACCGAGGAATTCCGGGACCAGTGGGGAGGCGAGGACTGGGAGCTCCTGGACAG GGTCCTGCAGGCAGGGCTGGAGGTGGAGCGACTCCGAGTGCGGAACTTTTACCACCACTTCCACTCCAAGCGGGGGATGTGGGGCGCGCGCAGCCGTAAGGCCGCCCGAAAGGAGGCCCCTTGA
- the PKP3 gene encoding plakophilin-3: protein MQPRTPQPAAAVSGVSPGASSLRTTGRPEAGVCSLALPSDLQLDRRGAEGPEAERLRAARVQEQVRARLLQLGQQPRHNGLAEPDGAAEAARGASRAQCHTLQAGFSSRSQGLSGETSTFRPISKPTYSPASWSSRSAMDLSSSRRLSSVHNGGGAFGAAGYRSALPATPVPARPVSFHERGGAGSRADYDTLSLRSLRLGPGGPDDRYSVVSEQLEPAATSSHRAFAYERRASSSSSRAGGLDWPEATEGPPSRTIRAPAMRTLQRFQSSHRSRGLAGGGPGGVLEPVARAPSVRSLSLGDSGHLPDMRGLDSYGGHRTLQRLSSGFDDIDLPSAVKYLMASDPNLQVLGAAYIQHKCYSDAAAKKQARSLQAVPRLVKLFNHANQEVQRHATGAMRNLVYDNADNKLVLVEENGIFELLRALREQDDELRKNVTGILWNLSSSDHLKDRLARDTLEQLTDLVLSPLSGAGGPPLIQQNASEAEIFYNATGFLRNLSSASQATRQKMRECHGLVDALVTYINHALDVGKCEDKSVENAVCVLRNLSYRLYDEMPPSALQRLEGRGRQDTGVPPGEAVGCFTPQSRRLRELPLTADALTFAEVSKDPKGLEWLWSPQIVGLYNRLLQRCELNRHTTEAAAGALQNITAGDRRWAGVLSRLALEQERILNPLLDRVRTADHHQLRSLTGLIRNLSRNARNKDEMSTKLVSHLIEKLPGSVGEKSPPADVLINIIAVLNNLVVASPVAARDLLYFDGLRKLVFIKKKRDSPDSEKSSRAASSLLANLWQYNKLHRDFRAKGYRKEDFLGP from the exons ATGCAGCCCAGGACTCCTCAGCCCGCAGCAGCCGTCTCTGGGGTGAGCCCCGGGGCCAGCAGTCTCCGGACCACCGGCAGG CCCGAGGCGGGCGTGTGCTCCCTGGCGCTGCCCTCGGATCTGCAGCTGGACCGCCGGGGCGCCGAGGGGCCGGAGGCGGAGCGACTGAGGGCGGCCCGCGTCCAGGAGCAGGTCCGCGCGCGCCTGCTGCAGCTGGGCCAGCAGCCACGGCACAATGGGCTGGCCGAGCCCGATGGGGCAGCCGAGGCAGCCAGAG GTGCGTCCCGGGCTCAGTGCCACACCTTGCAGGCCGGCTTCAGCTCTCGCTCCCAGGGCCTGAGCGGGGAAACCTCG ACCTTCCGGCCCATCTCCAAGCCCACCTACAGCCCTGCCTCCTGGTCTTCCCGCTCGGCCATGGACCTGAGCTCCAGTCGGAGGCTGAGCTCCGTCCACAACGGGGGTGGCGCCTTTGGGGCTGCAGGGTACCGGAGTGCCCTGCCTGCCACACCGGTGCCCGCCCGGCCTGTGTCCTTCCACGAGCGTGGGGGGGCGGGCAGCCGGGCGGATTATGACACCTTGTCCCTGCGCTCGCTGAGGCTGGGGCCCGGGGGCCCAGATGACAGATACAGCGTGGTGTCCGAGCAGCTGGAGCCGGCGGCCACGTCCTCCCACAGGGCCTTTGCCTACGAGCGCCGGGCCAGCTCTAGCTCTAgccgggctgggggcctggactgGCCAGAGGCTACCGAGGGACCCCCCAGCCGGACCATCCGTGCCCCCGCCATGCGGACCCTGCAGCGGTTCCAGAGCAGCCACCGCAGCCGTGGCCTGGCTGGGGGCGGGCCCGGGGGCGTCCTGGAGCCCGTGGCCCGGGCTCCCTCTGTGCGCAGCCTCAGTCTTGGCGACTCGGGCCACCTGCCAGACATGCGCGGGCTGGACAGCTACGGCGGCCACCGCACTCTGCAGAGGCTCAGCAGCGG ATTTGATGACATCGACCTGCCCTCAGCAGTCAAGTACCTCATGGCCTCAGACCCCAACCTGCAGGTGCTGGGAGCCGCCTACATTCAGCACAAGTGCTACAGCGACGCGGCCGCCAAGAAGCAG GCCCGCAGCCTGCAGGCTGTGCCCAGGCTGGTGAAGCTCTTCAACCACGCCAACCAGGAAGTGCAGCGCCACGCCACAGGTGCCATGCGCAACCTCGTCTACGACAACGCGGACAACAAGCTGGTCCTGGTGGAGGAGAACGGCATCTTCGAGCTGCTGCGGGCGCTGCGGGAGCAGGACGACGAGCTCCGCAAGAACGTCACAG GGATCCTGTGGAACCTGTCCTCCAGTGACCACCTGAAGGACCGCCTGGCCCGGGACACGCTGGAGCAGCTCACAGATCTGGTGCTGAGCCCCCTATCGGGGGCGGGCGGGCCGCCTCTCATCCAGCAGAACGCTTCTGAAGCCGAGATATTCTACAACGCCACCGGCTTCCTCAG GAACCTCAGCTCCGCCTCCCAGGCCACTCGCCAGAAGATGCGTGAGTGCCACGGGCTGGTGGACGCCCTGGTCACCTATATCAACCACGCCCTGGACGTGGGCAAGTGTGAGGACAAG AGCGTGGAGAACGCCGTGTGCGTGCTGAGGAACCTGTCCTACCGCCTGTACGACGAGATGCCGCCCTCGGCCCTACAGCGGCTGGAGGGCCGGGGCCGCCAGGACACGGGGGTACCCCCAGGCGAGGCGGTGGGCTGCTTCACGCCACAGAGCCGGCGGCTCCGAGAG CTGCCGCTTACGGCCGACGCACTCACCTTTGCTGAGGTGTCTAAGGACCCCAAGGGCCTGGAGTGGTTGTGGAGCCCCCAGATCGTGGGGCTTTACAACCGGCTGCTGCAGCGCTGCGAGCTCAACCGGCACACGACCGAGGCAGCAGCCGGGGCACTGCAGAACATCACCGCGGGGGACCGCAGG TGGGCAGGGGTGCTGAGCCGGCTGGCTCTGGAGCAGGAGCGCATACTGAACCCGCTGCTGGATCGAGTTCGGACTGCTGACCACCACCAGCTGCGCTCACTGACGGGCCTCATCCGAAACCTGTCCCGCAACGCCAGGAACAAGGATGAGATGT CCACCAAGCTGGTGAGTCACCTGATCGAGAAGCTGCCCGGCAGCGTGGGTGAGAAGTCTCCTCCAGCCGACGTGCTGATAAACATCATAGCTGTCCTCAACAACCTGGTAGTGGCCAGTCCTGTGGCTGCCCGGGACCTGCTCTACTTCGACGGACTCCGCAAGCTAGTCTTCATCAAGAAAAAGCGGGACAG ccctgaCAGTGAGAAGTCCTCCCGGGCGGCCTCCAGCCTCTTGGCCAACCTGTGGCAGTACAACAAGCTCCACCGAGACTTCCGAGCG AAGGGCTACCGGAAGGAGGACTTCCTGGGGCCATAG
- the B4GALNT4 gene encoding N-acetyl-beta-glucosaminyl-glycoprotein 4-beta-N-acetylgalactosaminyltransferase 1 isoform X1 translates to MPWFPVKKIRKQIKLLLLLVLLTCAAWLTYVHLSLVRQGRALRQRLGYGRDGEKLSVTDGRGIRAALATQRAEDSSESHEEEPVSEGQDPGMLFPRGAGRPLVLNLTRQVPAWREEYKGQVNLHVFEDWCGGAVGQLRRNLHFPLFPHTRTTVKKLAVSPKWKNYGLRLFGFIHPARDGDVQFSVASDDNSEFWLSPNESPAGAQLMAFVGKTGSEWTAPGEFTKFSSQVSKPRRLMASRRYYFELLHKQDDRGSDHVEVGWRAFLPGLKFEVIGSAHISLYTDESALKMDHVDHVPQSPASHVGGRPRQEEPRADMLRPDPRDAFFLTPRVEPAELESVLEPCAYAPTYVVKDFPIARYQGLQFVYLSFVYPNDHTRLTHMETDNKCFYRESPLYLERFGFYKYMKMDREEGGEDREEVQRRAFLFLNPDDFLDDEDDGELLDAGLGPTEAPRRQGSRQLPAPAAPSEAPATPAAPTPRRSRALSWAARQLPLFLGRAPPPRPAARPSKVYVTRVRPGLRAPPGAPLLGARGPPRPPLPGVFLRPRPLPRVPLRAPPRPPRARGHRTSSPPATELRALAPAPATQESQEGRARALGLAAPTANSNSSSEAQPVTSFLSLSQVSRPQLPGEGEEDEEEEGDDDEEGVPGDENASEDSEEAAGLVRGRWREDAIDWQRTFSVGNVDFELLRSDWNDLRCNVSGNLQLPEAEAVDVVAQYMERLNMRHSGRYALLRIVNVEKRRDSARGSRFLLELELQERGGRRLRLSEYVFLRLPGARAGDTEEDRESPEPAAASSARPDGRPELCRPLRLAWRQDVMVHFVVPVKNQARWVIQFLADMAALHARTGDSRFSVVLVDFESEDMDVERALRAARLPRYQYLRRAGNFERSAGLQAGVDAVEDASSIVFLCDLHIHFPPSILDGIRKHCVEGKLAFAPVVMRLSCGSSPGDPHGYWEVNGFGLFGIYKSDFDRIGGMNTEEFRDQWGGEDWELLDRVLQAGLEVERLRVRNFYHHFHSKRGMWGARSRKAARKEAP, encoded by the exons ATGCCGTGGTTCCCGGTGAAGAAGATCCGCAAACAGATcaagctgctgctcctgctggtgCTGCTTACCTGCGCCGCGTGGCTCACGTACGTGCACCTGAGCCTGGTGCGCCAGGGCCGCGCGCTGCGCCAGCGGCTGGGCTACGGGCGAG ACGGTGAGAAGCTGAGTGTGACTGACGGCCGGGGCATCCGCGCTGCGCTGGCCACACAGAGGGCAGAGGACTCCAGCGAGAGCCACGAGGAGGAGCCGGTG TCTGAAGGTCAGGACCCAGGCATGCTGTTTCCTAGGGGGGCTGGAAGACCCCTGGTACTCAACCTCACCCGTCAAGTGCCGGCGTGGCGGGAGGAG TACAAGGGGCAGGTGAACCTGCACGTGTTTGAGGACTGGTGCGGGGGCGCCGTGGGCCAGCTCCGGAGGAACCTGCACTTCCCGCTCTTCCCTCAC ACTCGCACCACCGTGAAGAAGCTGGCTGTGTCCCCCAAGTGGAAGAACTATGGCCTCCGGCTCTTTGGCTTCATCCACCCGGCGAGAGAtg GCGACGTCCAGTTCTCTGTGGCTTCGGATGACAACTCTGAGTTCTGGCTGAGCCCAAACGAGAGCCCAGCGGGAGCCCAGCTGATGGCCTTTGTGGGCAAG ACGGGCTCGGAGTGGACAGCGCCTGGAGAGTTCACCAAGTTCAGCTCCCAGGTGTCCAAGCCCAGACG gctCATGGCCTCTCGGAGGTACTACTTTGAGCTGCTGCACAAGCAGGATGACCGCGGCTCGGACCACGTGGAAGTGGGC TGGCGAGCATTCCTGCCGGGTCTGAAGTTCGAGGTTATCGGCTCTGCTCACATCTCTCTCTACACAG ACGAGTCAGCCCTGAAGATGGACCACGTGGATCACGTGCCCCAGTCTCCTGCCAGTCACGTGGGGGGGCGGCCCCGGCAGGAGGAGCCCAGAGCTGACATGTTGCGGCCGGATCCGCGAGACGCCTTCTTTCTCA CACCTCGGGTGGAGCCCGCGGAGCTGGAGAGTGTGCTGGAGCCCTGCGCCTACGCCCCGACCTATGTTGTCAAGGACTTCCCCATCGCAAGATACCAGGGGCTGCAATTC GTGTACCTGTCCTTCGTTTATCCCAATGACCACACGCGCCTGACTCACATGGAGACTGACAACAAGTGCTTCTACCGGGAGTCGCCGCTGTATCTGGAAAG GTTTGGGTTCTACAAATACATGAAGATGGACCgggaggagggcggggaggacagggaggaggtgcAGCGCCGAGCCTTTCTCTTCCTCAACCCCGACG ACTTCCTGGATGACGAGGACGACGGAGAGCTGCTGGACGCTGGCCTGGGGCCCACCGAGGCCCCCCGAAGGCAGGGCAGCCGCCAGCTCCCGGCCCCCGCAGCCCCCTCGGAGGCCCCAGCCACCCCCGCTGCGCCGACACCCCGGCGCTCCCGGGCGCTGAGCTGGGCGGCCCGCCAGCTCCCCCTCTTCTTGGGCCGTGCCCCGCCCCCGCGGCCCGCAGCCCGGCCCTCCAAGGTGTATGTGACACGCGTGCGGCCAGGACTGCGGGCGCCCCCTGGGGCCCCGCTGCTCGGCGCACGCGGCCCACCCCGGCCGCCCTTACCTGGCGTCTTCCTGCGCCCCCGACCCCTACCCAGGGTGCCGCTGCGGGCGCCCCCACGCCCACCCCGGGCTCGAGGCCACAGGACGAGCAGCCCCCCGGCCACAGAGCTGAGAGCCCTGGCCCCAGCGCCGGCTACCCAGGAGAGCCAGGAGGGCCGGGCGCGCGCGCTGGGACTCGCGGCCCCCACGGCGAACTCCAACTCGTCCTCTGAAGCGCAGCCTGTGACCTCCTTCCTGAGCTTATCCCAGGTGTCCAGGCCACAGCTGCCTGGGGAGGGcgaggaggacgaggaggaggaaggggacgaCGACGAGGAAGGAGTGCCTGGCGACGAGAATGCGTCGGAGGACAGTGAGGAGGCGGCAGGCCTGGTGCGCGGCCGCTGGCGCGAGGACGCCATTGACTGGCAGCGCACGTTCAGCGTCGGCAACGTGGACTTCGAGCTGCTGCGCTCCGACTGGAACGATCTGCGCTGCAACGTGTCTGGGAACCTACAGCTGCCCGAGGCCGAGGCCGTGGACGTGGTAGCTCAGTACATGGAGAGGCTCAACATGCGCCACAGCGG GCGATACGCTCTTCTGCGCATCGTGAACGTGGAAAAGCGCCGGGACTCGGCGCGAGGAAGCCGCTTCCTCCTGGAACTGGAGCTCCAGGAACGCGGCGGGCGCCGCCTGCGCTTGTCTGAGTACGTCTTCCTGCGCCTGCCCGGGGCCCGTGCCGGCGACActgaggaagacagagagagTCCCGAGCCCGCCGCAGCCTCCTCCGCGCGCCCCGACGGCCGCCCGGAGCTGTGCCGGCCACTGCGCCTGGCTTGGCGCCAGGATGTGATGGTGCACTTCGTCGTGCCGG TGAAAAACCAGGCGCGCTGGGTGATACAGTTCCTGGCAGACATGGCCGCACTGCACGCCCGCACGGGTGACTCCCGCTTCAGTGTCGTCCTGGTGGACTTTGAGAGCGAGGACATGGACGTGGAGCGGGCCCTCCGCGCAGCACGACTGCCCAG ATACCAATACCTGAGGCGAGCTGGAAACTTTGAGCGCTCTGCGGGGCTGCAAGCTGGAGTGGACGCGGTGGAG GATGCCAGCAGCATCGTTTTCCTCTGCGACCTGCACATCCACTTCCCCCCCAGCATCCTAGACGGCATCCGCAAGCACTGCGTGGAGGGCAAGCTGGCCTTCGCGCCTGTGGTCATGCGGCTGAGCTGCGGAAGCTCACCAGGGGACCCACACG gtTACTGGGAGGTGAATGGCTTTGGCCTTTTTGGGATCTACAAGTCCGACTTTGACCGCATTGGAGGCATGAACACCGAGGAATTCCGGGACCAGTGGGGAGGCGAGGACTGGGAGCTCCTGGACAG GGTCCTGCAGGCAGGGCTGGAGGTGGAGCGACTCCGAGTGCGGAACTTTTACCACCACTTCCACTCCAAGCGGGGGATGTGGGGCGCGCGCAGCCGTAAGGCCGCCCGAAAGGAGGCCCCTTGA